The following are from one region of the Zonotrichia leucophrys gambelii isolate GWCS_2022_RI chromosome 1A, RI_Zleu_2.0, whole genome shotgun sequence genome:
- the RRP7A gene encoding ribosomal RNA-processing protein 7 homolog A has protein sequence MAAATGRAVGAVPAGYAALAVKFAERQRSHHCLLVKEHQVREGADTAHPPRRTLFVLNVPPYCGPDSLSRLFSRCGHVQSVDICDKPGPGEKKDKLASKFFDHKTLKGFQVAYVVFRKPAAVQAAKALSQEGPLLISTESHPVKTGISKWIASYEASIVDPKELKAEVDAYMQDYDKKVAEEEAKAALEEGVPDEEGWVKVTRKGRKPGLPRTEAANLRVLEREKQKRARKELLNFYAWQHRETKREHIAQLRKKFEEDKQRIALMRAQRKFRPY, from the exons ATGGCGGCCGCCACGGGGCGTGCGGTGGGAGCGGTGCCGGCGGGATACGCGG CTCTGGCGGTGAAGTTCGCGGAGCGGCAGCGCTCGCACCACTGCCTGTTGGTGAAGGAGCACCAGGTACGGGAAGGGGCCGACACCGCACACCCGCCTCGCCGCACCCTCTTCGTCCTCAACGTGCCCCCGTACTGCGGCCCG GACTCTTTGTCTAGGCTGTTCTCCCGCTGCGGGCATGTGCAGTCTGTGGACATCTGTGACAAGCCAGGgccaggagagaaaaaagataaaCTGGCATCGAAATTCTTTGACCACAAAACTCTAAAG ggaTTTCAAGTAGCATATGTGGTGTTCAGGAAACCAGCAGCTGTCCAGGCAGCCAAGGCTCTATCACAGGAAGGTCCCTTGCTAATATCAACAGAGAGCCACCCTGTGAAAACCGGCATTAGCA AGTGGATCGCCAGCTATGAGGCCTCCATCGTGGATCCGAAGGAGCTGAAGGCTGAGGTGGATGCCTACATGCAAGACTATGATAAAAAGGTGGCAGAG GAAGAAGCCAAAGCAGCCCTGGAGGAGGGTGTTCCGGATGAGGAGGGCTGGGTGAAGGTGACGCGGAAGGGCCGGAAGCCCGGCCTGCCCCGGACAGAGGCTGCCAACCTGCGCGTgctggagagggagaaacagaagAGGGCCCGCAAAGAACTGCTCAACTTCTATGCCTGGCAGCATCGCGAGACCAAGAGAGAGC ACATTGCCCAGTTGAGGAAAAAATTTGAGGAGGACAAGCAGAGGATTGCACTGATGCGAGCCCAGCGCAAGTTTCGGCCATACTAG
- the SERHL2 gene encoding serine hydrolase-like protein 2 yields the protein MFSELKFPVPWGHVAAKAWGPSEGHPVLCLHGWLDNANTFDKLIPLLPRGCYYVAMDFSGHGLSSHRPAGCPYHFLDYVTDVRRVAAALQWRRFTLMGHSMGGAVAGMFCFLYPEMVDKLILLESLGFLLAPEDTEAWLKSKRRVIDRLLSLEAKQQTPKARSPEAALQRLLEANSHLTAEGGAILLQRGATETPAGLVYNRDMRARTQSREFFTVEQCVKLLQKIQDRVLIIISQDGLLVPHNLPSRNHFVKALQEAFESNLKEHIQLAEVPGSHFVHLNEPEVVSGIISNFLTAQNTRARL from the exons ATGTTCTCAGAGTTGAagttccctgtgccctggggacatgTGGCAGCCAAGGCCTGGGGACCCTCAGAGGGACaccctgtgctgtgtttgcatGGCTGGTTGGACAATGCCAACACCTTTGACAAGCTCATTCCGCTGCTCCCCAGAG GTTGTTATTATGTGGCAATGGATTTTTCTGGCCATGGTTTGTCCTCCCACCGACCTGCAGGCTGTCCCTACCATTTCCTAGATTATGTGACCGATGTGCGCCGGGTGGCAGCAG CCTTGCAGTGGAGACGGTTCACCCTGATGGGTCACAGTATGG gtggggctgtggcaggaatG TTCTGTTTCCTTTATCCTGAGATGGTGGACAAGCTGATCCTGCTGGAAAGTCTTGGCTTTCTTCTAGCTCCAGAG GACACTGAGGCATGGCTGAAATCAAAGAGGAGGGTGATCGACAGACTGCTGAGTCTGGAGGCAAAGCAGCAAACTCCTAAAGCACGGAGCCCTGAAGCAGCATTGCAGAG GCTTTTAGAAGCAAACAGCCATCTGACAGCAGAGGGTGGGGCAATCCTGCTGCAGCGAGGAGCAACTGAGACACCCGCTG ggctGGTGTATAACAGAGACATGAGAGCCCGCACG CAGAGTCGAGAGTTCTTCACGGTGGAGCAGTGTGTGAAGCTCCTGCAGAAGATCCAGGACCGTGTTCTCATCATTAT ATCACAAGATGGACTCTTGGTACCACACAACCTACCGAGCAGAAATCACTTTGTGAAAGCCCTGCAGGAGGCATTCGAGTCTAACCTCAAAGAG CACATCCAGCTAGCAGAAGTGCCTGGGAGTCATTTTGTGCACCTGAATGAGCCCGAGGTGGTATCTGGGATCATCAGCAACTTCCTGACAGCACAGAACACCAGGGCCAGACTCTAG